The Zeugodacus cucurbitae isolate PBARC_wt_2022May chromosome 4, idZeuCucr1.2, whole genome shotgun sequence genome includes the window ATCTTTTTCTATTAAGAAAATGTTACTGAAAAGAGTCATATCATTCTGGATCTACCGAAAAACACACTGCACTACTACAAAATTGTAAGCTCTCTGGTCTGAGCATTAGCTTATTGGCATCCCTAAAAGCTGACAGTTTTATaaagttgcaaatatttaatttggtaTTTACCCCTATTCTTCTGctgatttccaatattttgctattctttttttatacatattatcaaataaacttaaattatgTCTTCTGAGCTAAACTatcaaaaagttaaacaaaGGAAGCCAATTCGCACATATAATTCCTTTGAGGCCAATCAATCGGCAGATATAGATGATGAATGGAATACTTTTGAGGAAGAGCAACATGATAGTTCAATGGAACTTACAAGTGATGAATTATCATCACAGTCGCTCTATGAACCGGAAAGTTCCAAACCATATAATAGGAATAACGTGAGTTCCACTAGTACATTAAAAGGCAGTCCTTATATAAATTTAAGCAGCAAGGATGTTCATAGAGCGCAAAGCGCTTGTGTAGATAAAAAATCGAATAGTAAATGTGGAAGAACAGTATTGTTAATCattctaattttaataatcGCCGTCTGGGTTTATGCATCCAAAAGTGAGGAAAAGAAATGTTCCTTTGAAACGTTGCGTCAAAAATATACAGATCAGGATTCCAAAATTTGGCATATTCTTTCCAGTGgtgtaaacaatattttaagagACCGCACTAAAAACCCGGGAGTGTATCTTTTTTTACACAATGATGGCAGTAAATTGAAAAGTATTGTTAGAGAAATTGCCACACAGACATCCAACTGTTTTGGTAAGTTTAATATAACAACGATTAAGTATAATATTAAGATCGTAATAAACTATAGCTATAATTAAGGTGGTCGATCTCAATTAGTCGAAATGAATGAACATGATTTTACATCGCCGAACGCAATGGAAGACT containing:
- the LOC105216994 gene encoding uncharacterized protein LOC105216994, which gives rise to MSSELNYQKVKQRKPIRTYNSFEANQSADIDDEWNTFEEEQHDSSMELTSDELSSQSLYEPESSKPYNRNNVSSTSTLKGSPYINLSSKDVHRAQSACVDKKSNSKCGRTVLLIILILIIAVWVYASKSEEKKCSFETLRQKYTDQDSKIWHILSSGVNNILRDRTKNPGVYLFLHNDGSKLKSIVREIATQTSNCFGGRSQLVEMNEHDFTSPNAMEDYGYAIMKFREKIQKGRVALIVNLNDIPAESARALHTICDTYSPVAEDIVIYLTLVIQSQSGNNINIARETLNNLWGSKLKYNELEPLVTRVTDQIITLH